AAAGGAAAATATCACTCATGCTGGCAATTGTAGTGATTGTGTTCATATTATGTTGGGCTCCAGCTATCATATATGATTATACTTCGACCATTGACGAATGGAAGTCAGGTAACCCGTCAGGTTTATTacgaaaaatttaaatataaatcaatcaatttcTGCAATAAATTCAGCTTTCAGTCTAGTGAATGGCGCCGAATCATCTACGACCAATCCCACGCGGGAATAATAAAACAATGTGGTCACTggtcaccagagcagaaatttcgtttttatagttttcgGGTCACAATTCAACACAACGCTGGCTTTTACATTGCTGGAATTTTTTGGTGCTTcttaataattttaaacatgATAAAAATGTTCAAGATATTTAAAAGTCGTTCATCAAAAATCATTATTTGTGCGTGGCTTTTTTGATTATATCTCTCTCCTTATATACCCTTGAGTCCCAGATCATAACATTTTACGCTGTGAAAGCTGTGCGTCGAGTGCAACGGTCATATCGATTTGAACACTGAAATATAGCTTAGTATTAAcaaaaatcataaataaatttcgagacttgttcgatatattttatatgttttcataatttcatttaCTTCTTATCAATACACAAAAATTTCGTGCAATGATTGTCACGACAAcagtcattttcaaatattcaagtcataaaaaaaaactattcgtTTACAACATCCGCCAATACGTTTTACAAATTAAATTGTGAACCCTAGTTGTGGCATAGTGATATATAGCTCAATGTCTAATAATGTCACAGAATCGAATGTGTCCTTTGATTAATTAATATCGATCATTTTTCTTCCGAATTATGGAagtttgtctttttattttgcCATCAAATAGTATTTGTAAGGTCATCGAATCCTCGTATTTTCAAAATAGCTTTTCTATATAACTTAACAATGATGTCGAAATCCCTCAAATATCGCCATTGCACCGTGTGTTTTTTTGCAGTGGAGAATTAATCTGTACACTGTTTCCAATATGCGtgcataataaatatttaataaataggTTCCAATTTTATAACTATATTTAAAATCAGGGTTTTATGAGTTTCGCGTGCCTTTCTTGTATCTCCGTCCATGATTAGCAAAAATGAATgagtgaataaaaaaatttgttaatttcaaataaatttggatTTACAAAACAGCAAATGCGGTACTATTATACCGATAGCTTACTGATTTATCTCATGTGATCTTGCACATCAAGTTTTTCCTTGCTATCGTCTTGAGTTGAACAAGTGTAGAAAATCCATGTCCACATAAGTAAGTGGAGACGAATggataatgattttaaatgcAGTGGCCTTATGCTCACAAGTATTGTTTTTGTGCGATATACTCATGGATATGATATCAAAACTGAATTTCGTTTTGTACTTCATTATAAAATACAGCAAAAAGTGcagatgtaataaaaaaaaacattatttgatACTGAAGGCCTAAATTGGGATAAGTCTTTGTCGTATTTTCGCTGTTCAGCCATTTTGCTGCTAATGAATGTAAAACTTTGAAGTATTGGTGTAGTCCGACGACATCGTTGAGATGCGGCCACGGAACCATGGCACGGTgcgaatttttaattttgaagacgTAATCACACAGGAatcaaagtgaaaaacgaattctATAGAGCACACagaatttttttgacataagtaaaagtaataaccttccaGCGTCAATAACAATTATAAACCACTAAAAGTTTCGAAGCATTTGATCCCTTATTTaacagaaaagcaatttttttcacaacaagacGAAAATGCAAATGACAACGTTAGCCTATAACGCAAGAACTTAAGGCTCGTGCGGCCCCCCTGATATTCCCTCGCGGACccctgtttgagaaccactgctatagtaTGATGGTAATTAAGATCTCATAAcaattcgaatattcaaattatttgggGGATTGGCTAATAATTATTATCACACGAAACGTCAATCAACATTATCATCGTTATCAACAATATCGATATATATTAGACAAAGCAAAATCAAACTAAACTTTGATCTGAGATATTGCAAAACATTAATATGGATTCACTCATCTAATCTATTTTTAATGTATTCTATTTCAAAAATGGGCGATCCGGTTTTGGAATAAACAATCAATTGACATACGTGTCAATTTGTGGTGGGGAATGCTGCGTGGAAGTTTTTCATTGTTAGTCTCGCGATCTTGGTTCGTGCCCAGATGTTCATTGCTGTTAACTGGATTGTGAACTGGTCGACTTGGCTACTAAAAGCTGACACTAAGAAATGTCATTGCCAAATAGTAGACTTGTAGTTTAACTTATAAACttcgttttatatttttatttgttaggTGAATCGTCTGTACGATTGGTGGTAAATTGGATAGCCTTATGTAACAGCGCAATGAATCCTGCCCTGTATGCTTTATTGAGCAAAGCTTTTCGCCAGGGATATTTGAAAGTGTTATTCAGAATCCTACGGACCATATTATGTAGAGGTTGCGTATGTAGGAAATTGTTGAACAACAAACTTCATAATTACaggtaaaaataataatttgtgcaatatttttaaatagtgaacagaaattttgcgtgtgtgacgtcataatttaaTTTAGGTGACCCGTGACATTCTCCCAGAACTTTGTACTTTTTGAATCTTAATACTCTTTATACGGTACATGCCCGCCGTTTGGAATATACTGTTTGAAGGGTCTTTATGAATATACCTTTCATTTAAtacaagttcatgcatctgaaacgaataactggttaactCCATATTGGACTGGAAGTGGTAACCGGTCGAGAGGCCGCGTTTCGTCATATGATTGCGCCGTCATATCAGCTATCATTTATCCCGAGTTAAATATGAACTTCATATCCTACTTTGCAAATTTTAATATGATGTGTTATTCATTTCAGTCTCAGTTCCAGTAGGACATTTCCAACGAAAAGCAGTCGCGAAATCATAGGTAAAGACAGATTAAGGCTGCGAAGTTTGGCgacatcaaattttattttaagtggACGAGCTTCTATCGGCAGTGAATTGCCAGTTTCTACACTTGGCTTACCAGAAACAAAGCTTCAAACAAGGAGAAGGCAGAATCAAAAAGGGAAGAGATGGAAGCGAATTTCACGGGCCGTTAGCGCCGAAATATTGCCACCGCAAGGAGTTGTAGAATCAAGAGTCAGCGTTATGCTCACTCCTCCATCAATAGATGAAACTGTTAAAGGAAGCGCTCAGAGTTCAGTCGTTGCGCAAACTTCTAAAGATGATACTCCCAAATGCGATTCTAGTGCGAATGAAAATTCTAAAAACAATATGTCGCTTTTACAAAGTATATCTATAAACGTTTCTGTTGATAACGGCTTGAACGGAGATGAAAAACCGGTTTCGCCGACGAAAAAGAAATTTGTTCCACTGTTAGAGCAATTAGAAAAAGATAGTGATATGTTTACGGAACAGGGTATTTACATCGGAGAAACCAGCCCAAAACGTAAATTTCCGTCGGTTTCAAAAGAAAATTCACAGATTAAACAAAACAAAGGATCTATGGATAAATCttaggaaaatataaaaaaccaCATACACAGAATATGATAGAAAGCAACACTTTCAAC
The genomic region above belongs to Styela clava chromosome 13, kaStyClav1.hap1.2, whole genome shotgun sequence and contains:
- the LOC120333145 gene encoding alpha-1A adrenergic receptor-like translates to MDANSTTSPQYATSVTQQFSNSSSTNSHDLGANVGKIIFLAIVAIFGTLGNILVIVTIRKEKKLRIPGNYFIINLTVSDIIITAFSIPAIIYNLSSELAGDYIDYVESSAFCQSSAYVKIIALHVSWYSLAFIALNRYYTVCRMDEYANHFKKKRVLITIILIWLWIVLINIPIMVGWAVPNNKELKENSTEGYYFSYPRSGPPVVYDQSTHDCMVGVKNHGGYTYANGFFVMCIPLLAIVFCYALVYMEIVQSRRRMKGALDAKQLKKRYKKERKISLMLAIVVIVFILCWAPAIIYDYTSTIDEWKSGESSVRLVVNWIALCNSAMNPALYALLSKAFRQGYLKVLFRILRTILCRGCVCRKLLNNKLHNYSLSSSRTFPTKSSREIIGKDRLRLRSLATSNFILSGRASIGSELPVSTLGLPETKLQTRRRQNQKGKRWKRISRAVSAEILPPQGVVESRVSVMLTPPSIDETVKGSAQSSVVAQTSKDDTPKCDSSANENSKNNMSLLQSISINVSVDNGLNGDEKPVSPTKKKFVPLLEQLEKDSDMFTEQGIYIGETSPKRKFPSVSKENSQIKQNKGSMDKS